A section of the Sedimentisphaera cyanobacteriorum genome encodes:
- the tatC gene encoding twin-arginine translocase subunit TatC — MAETENKDINKEDGKMKSMSLGDHLEELRLRLFLAIAGLIVGFIIALIFGKFLFGIVVEPYADAVKLTGGTPHMQAIKPAEKFLMYLKTSLIFGLIFTAPWVFYQIWKFIAPGLYKNETKFVYIVTPASAALFVGGATFFLTVIAPLALKFFIGFDVGVDYVETNLTLDHYVDFMLALTLAFGIAFQLPIVIFFAEKLGLVTVEKLRKGRKFVFLGLFVAAAGATPPDPVSMLSLAAPLYVLYEGTIIVCAMLKRDSKKKETESAEKDE; from the coding sequence ATGGCCGAAACCGAAAACAAGGATATAAACAAAGAAGATGGGAAGATGAAGTCTATGAGCCTCGGAGATCACCTCGAGGAGCTCAGGCTAAGGCTTTTTCTTGCAATTGCAGGGCTTATTGTCGGCTTTATTATAGCCCTGATATTCGGCAAATTCCTTTTCGGGATCGTCGTCGAACCGTATGCAGATGCGGTAAAACTCACCGGCGGTACGCCGCATATGCAGGCTATCAAGCCGGCAGAAAAATTCCTGATGTACCTGAAAACATCGCTTATCTTCGGCCTTATCTTCACTGCCCCGTGGGTGTTTTACCAAATATGGAAGTTTATCGCCCCCGGGCTTTATAAAAACGAAACGAAATTCGTATATATAGTAACGCCGGCCAGTGCTGCTTTGTTTGTGGGCGGTGCCACATTCTTCCTAACAGTAATAGCTCCCCTTGCACTGAAATTCTTCATAGGATTCGATGTTGGAGTAGATTACGTGGAGACAAACCTCACATTAGACCATTACGTGGATTTTATGCTCGCCCTGACGCTTGCTTTCGGAATAGCTTTTCAGCTTCCGATTGTGATATTCTTTGCAGAAAAGCTCGGGCTTGTAACGGTTGAAAAGCTCAGAAAGGGCAGGAAATTCGTATTCCTCGGGCTGTTTGTAGCAGCTGCCGGGGCAACACCTCCAGACCCTGTTTCGATGCTCTCGCTCGCAGCTCCGCTATACGTGCTCTATGAGGGAACGATCATAGTATGTGCTATGCTCAAACGCGATTCTAAGAAAAAAGAAACTGAATCAGCAGAGAAAGATGAATAA
- the tsaD gene encoding tRNA (adenosine(37)-N6)-threonylcarbamoyltransferase complex transferase subunit TsaD, with product MNNQKTLILAIETSCDETAAAVLRGEKNVLSSVVSSQADLHKHYGGVVPEIASRAHIERIYPVVDKTVQDAGIELSDLDAVAVANCPGLSVALIVGVTAAKTLAFMLDIPLISINHIHAHLQSAMIEAEDIALPATALVVSGGHTSIYSCKSALELELAGSTIDDAAGEAFDKVAQILNLPYPGGPSIQKAAEKGNPKAIQFPRSMLGKDSLDFSFSGIKTAVLYHCKGQNMKGSSLVSDMSEKEIADIAASFQQAVVDVLVKKTMLAAEIQNSGTVLLGGGVAANKILREQMKQKCEKRGIRLLIAPMKYCTDNAVMIGSLAWHKYNAGLFAGLDLEASSSA from the coding sequence ATGAATAATCAGAAAACTCTAATACTCGCTATTGAAACAAGCTGCGATGAGACAGCTGCCGCAGTTCTTCGAGGGGAAAAAAATGTTCTCTCGAGCGTGGTTTCCTCTCAGGCCGATCTGCATAAACATTACGGCGGGGTTGTTCCGGAGATTGCATCGAGAGCCCATATTGAGAGGATATATCCGGTAGTGGACAAGACGGTGCAGGATGCGGGCATTGAGCTTTCCGATCTCGATGCTGTGGCTGTGGCGAACTGTCCCGGGCTTTCGGTAGCGCTGATTGTAGGCGTTACTGCAGCGAAAACCCTCGCCTTTATGCTGGACATACCGCTTATCAGCATAAATCACATACACGCACACCTGCAGTCTGCAATGATAGAGGCGGAGGATATCGCTCTTCCCGCAACTGCTCTTGTGGTTTCAGGCGGGCATACCAGCATCTACAGCTGCAAATCCGCCCTCGAGCTTGAGCTTGCAGGCTCTACGATAGATGATGCAGCAGGCGAGGCGTTTGATAAGGTAGCTCAGATTTTGAACCTCCCATATCCGGGAGGCCCGAGCATTCAGAAAGCAGCGGAAAAAGGAAACCCTAAAGCGATTCAGTTTCCGCGTTCTATGCTGGGAAAGGATTCTCTGGATTTTTCATTCAGCGGGATTAAAACTGCCGTGCTGTACCACTGCAAGGGACAGAATATGAAAGGCAGCTCCCTGGTTAGCGATATGAGCGAGAAGGAAATTGCCGATATCGCTGCCTCGTTCCAGCAGGCGGTCGTGGATGTGCTCGTGAAGAAAACTATGCTCGCAGCAGAAATCCAGAATTCCGGAACTGTTCTGCTCGGAGGAGGCGTAGCTGCGAATAAGATCCTCAGAGAGCAAATGAAACAGAAATGCGAGAAAAGAGGTATCCGCCTGCTCATAGCCCCGATGAAATACTGCACGGATAATGCCGTTATGATCGGCTCGCTGGCATGGCATAAATACAATGCAGGCCTCTTCGCAGGCTTAGACCTTGAAGCTAGCTCCTCCGCATGA
- a CDS encoding SGNH/GDSL hydrolase family protein, producing the protein MNYRITAAVLFFAAMQVSAYQVFLHLGHSHCAKELINPEGWQQVAQRADGVWGFDAWTRTLSKDQQDKVLSNIKTRDFYLGEFHWGKGRKNHKVHSKKGAAPVIDAGRRNGFKEQWCMTYDESRYGSTISKEQIRKYRELYPDYKLITNFRVFKEKRFAQELKLLDGICYEFSVQKYKQRSGHHPGQTKLENIAEAVEWAVDHNKKIFLLIPPGREAPPAKDRRYINAIMQFEKDLKDSLQPEYYNSDELILVPAAYNCIENKLRNVPAEKNSEYANTGMGAALYLIDAKGKEQPANPADYFNNIRTELRKKWPDNRTVNLVFHGHSVPSGYFDTPNVRPFKSYPRLFFKMLKEKYPYAVVNVITTSIGGEKAVEGVKRFEGDVLCHRPDVLFIDYALNDRSAGLKKSKAAWEEMIRKALAEDIKVILLTPTIDIKHTPGKSSEPLNQHASQIRELAAEYNIGLADLLKAFDNVLAEGVNNKELLSNGYNHPNEKAHQIAAEEIMEWF; encoded by the coding sequence ATGAATTATCGAATTACGGCAGCAGTGTTATTTTTTGCAGCAATGCAGGTTTCTGCGTATCAGGTTTTTCTTCATCTCGGCCATTCCCACTGCGCAAAGGAGCTTATAAACCCCGAAGGCTGGCAGCAGGTTGCGCAGAGAGCGGACGGCGTTTGGGGGTTTGACGCATGGACGCGTACGCTCAGCAAAGACCAGCAGGATAAGGTGCTCTCAAACATCAAAACGCGGGATTTCTATCTCGGCGAGTTCCACTGGGGCAAGGGAAGAAAGAATCACAAAGTACACAGCAAAAAGGGCGCTGCACCTGTTATCGATGCGGGCAGGCGAAACGGATTCAAAGAGCAGTGGTGTATGACCTATGACGAATCTCGATACGGAAGCACCATCTCAAAAGAACAGATCAGAAAATACAGAGAGCTTTACCCTGATTACAAGCTGATCACAAATTTCCGTGTGTTTAAGGAAAAAAGGTTCGCTCAGGAGCTCAAACTGCTAGACGGGATATGCTATGAGTTCTCTGTGCAGAAATACAAACAGAGAAGCGGGCACCACCCCGGGCAAACCAAACTGGAAAATATAGCGGAGGCTGTTGAGTGGGCTGTTGACCACAACAAAAAAATCTTCCTTCTTATCCCGCCCGGAAGGGAAGCGCCCCCTGCAAAAGATCGCAGATATATCAATGCGATTATGCAGTTTGAGAAAGACCTTAAAGATTCACTCCAGCCTGAATACTACAACAGCGATGAGCTGATTTTAGTGCCCGCAGCGTACAACTGCATAGAAAACAAACTCCGAAACGTTCCGGCTGAGAAAAACAGCGAGTATGCTAATACAGGAATGGGAGCGGCTCTTTATTTAATCGATGCTAAGGGCAAAGAACAGCCGGCAAACCCTGCAGACTACTTTAATAATATACGAACCGAGCTGCGAAAAAAATGGCCGGACAACAGAACCGTAAACCTTGTTTTTCACGGACACAGCGTACCCAGCGGATACTTTGACACGCCGAATGTTAGGCCTTTTAAATCCTATCCAAGATTATTCTTCAAAATGCTCAAAGAAAAGTACCCTTATGCGGTGGTGAATGTTATAACCACTTCAATCGGAGGCGAAAAGGCCGTGGAGGGAGTAAAGCGGTTTGAGGGAGATGTGCTTTGCCACAGACCGGATGTTCTGTTCATTGATTATGCCCTTAATGACAGGTCTGCCGGTCTGAAAAAATCCAAGGCCGCCTGGGAAGAAATGATCCGGAAGGCTCTTGCTGAGGATATTAAAGTTATACTTCTCACCCCGACGATAGATATTAAACATACCCCCGGCAAAAGCAGCGAACCGCTTAATCAGCACGCCTCTCAGATACGAGAGCTTGCAGCAGAGTACAATATCGGCCTTGCAGATTTGCTTAAAGCTTTCGACAATGTTCTCGCTGAAGGTGTGAACAACAAGGAGCTGTTATCAAACGGCTATAATCATCCAAATGAAAAAGCGCATCAGATAGCGGCAGAAGAGATAATGGAGTGGTTTTAA